From a single Planococcus shenhongbingii genomic region:
- a CDS encoding APC family permease — protein MAVNQNQPNSETGYKQELKRALTFWDLMIYGLVFMVPIAPFGIYGIIAQGSNGMVALAYLIGMVAMIFTALSYATMSAAFPIAGSVYSYAQRGINDAAGFLAGWLILLDYIFVPALLYLVSAAALHDIVPEIPLLVWLVFFISINTVINVIGIEFTARANKIIIVLELIVLAIFVAVGVFAIAQGVNGAEFTFKPLYDEDQFSLGLVMGAVSIAVLSFLGFDAIATLAEESKGGRKAIGNAIIVSLLVVGVLFIIQTWVAALIWPDYTTFENADVAFYQIAEVAGGPWLKWLTIIATAVAWGIADALVAQAAISRILYSMARDRKLPKVLAKVHPKFQTPYISTIIVAIISLIVTGFFANRIGELASVINFGALTAFLFLHVSVIVYFIGKKKSKNYFKHLILPLVGFLIIAYVWWNLDALSKQLGFIWLAIGIVYLLFLKLTKRDTKLNLGE, from the coding sequence ATGGCTGTCAATCAGAACCAGCCTAACAGCGAAACGGGCTATAAACAGGAACTGAAGCGGGCACTGACTTTTTGGGATCTAATGATTTACGGTCTTGTTTTCATGGTCCCCATTGCGCCTTTTGGCATTTACGGGATTATCGCTCAAGGTTCGAACGGCATGGTGGCTCTGGCATATCTGATCGGAATGGTTGCCATGATTTTTACAGCATTGAGTTACGCTACCATGTCAGCAGCTTTTCCAATCGCCGGATCGGTCTATTCCTATGCGCAGCGGGGCATCAATGATGCAGCAGGCTTCCTGGCAGGCTGGCTTATTCTACTCGATTATATTTTTGTTCCGGCTTTGTTGTATCTTGTCAGCGCGGCGGCACTCCATGATATTGTCCCGGAAATTCCGCTGCTGGTTTGGCTGGTCTTTTTTATCAGCATCAATACAGTGATCAACGTAATTGGAATTGAGTTCACCGCACGGGCAAATAAAATCATCATTGTGCTGGAATTGATTGTATTAGCCATTTTTGTAGCCGTCGGCGTATTTGCCATCGCCCAAGGAGTCAATGGAGCCGAATTTACGTTCAAACCGCTTTATGATGAAGACCAGTTTAGTTTAGGGCTTGTTATGGGTGCGGTATCAATCGCTGTTTTAAGTTTTTTGGGATTTGATGCAATTGCTACATTAGCGGAGGAATCAAAAGGAGGAAGAAAAGCGATCGGCAATGCCATTATCGTGTCCTTGCTGGTAGTTGGCGTGCTGTTCATTATCCAGACTTGGGTAGCTGCATTGATCTGGCCTGATTACACTACTTTTGAAAATGCCGACGTCGCTTTTTATCAGATAGCTGAAGTGGCAGGAGGACCTTGGCTGAAATGGCTGACCATCATTGCCACAGCGGTGGCTTGGGGAATTGCAGATGCCTTAGTCGCACAAGCTGCGATATCCCGGATTCTATATAGCATGGCACGCGATCGGAAACTGCCAAAAGTGCTTGCAAAAGTACATCCGAAATTCCAGACGCCTTATATCAGTACGATTATTGTGGCAATCATTTCATTGATAGTAACTGGATTTTTCGCAAATCGGATTGGTGAACTGGCATCGGTCATCAATTTTGGTGCGCTGACCGCTTTTCTCTTCTTGCATGTTTCTGTCATCGTTTATTTTATTGGCAAAAAGAAAAGCAAAAATTATTTTAAACATTTAATTTTGCCGCTCGTAGGATTTCTAATCATTGCGTATGTCTGGTGGAATTTGGACGCCTTATCGAAGCAGCTTGGATTTATCTGGCTGGCAATCGGCATTGTCTATTTGCTTTTCTTGAAATTGACAAAGCGGGATACGAAACTGAATTTGGGTGAGTGA
- a CDS encoding LysM peptidoglycan-binding domain-containing protein: MGSKFFKVAAVILLVLFSLFSFSPQTEAANSKYVTKGATTSKVIALTFDDGSDGTNINKILQILSTNKVKATFFLTGSGAKNHPQPIKNITAQGHQIANHSYSHPDFTKLTAAQMKAELDKTEATIKGITGKSTKPLFRAPFGASNAKVLAAVGNAGYTHTIQWNIDTLDWKGVSSTAITNKVVNNVVPGTIVLMHTGAGASGTPGALQGMITKLKAKGYTFVTVSQLLKLPASTPPAGGTKYTVKAGDTLYSIAKKYNTTVAAIAAANKIPSPYIIRVGQVLTIPGKASPPPAAVIKYTVKAGDTLYSIARKYNTTVAKIAAANKIPSPYVIRVGQVLTIPR; encoded by the coding sequence GTGGGAAGCAAGTTTTTCAAAGTCGCCGCCGTCATTTTATTGGTGTTATTTTCATTGTTTTCTTTTTCCCCGCAAACTGAAGCAGCCAATTCCAAATATGTCACGAAAGGTGCAACAACAAGCAAAGTGATTGCTTTGACGTTTGACGATGGATCCGATGGAACGAATATTAACAAAATCCTTCAAATCCTATCCACCAACAAAGTTAAAGCTACCTTCTTCCTGACCGGTTCCGGAGCAAAAAATCATCCTCAGCCGATTAAAAACATCACAGCACAAGGCCACCAAATCGCAAACCATTCCTATTCGCACCCAGATTTCACTAAGCTTACCGCTGCCCAGATGAAAGCGGAGCTCGATAAGACGGAAGCCACTATAAAAGGCATTACCGGAAAATCGACCAAGCCCTTATTCCGTGCACCATTTGGAGCAAGCAATGCTAAGGTTCTAGCGGCCGTCGGCAATGCCGGCTATACGCATACCATCCAGTGGAATATTGACACATTGGACTGGAAAGGCGTTTCATCAACTGCTATCACGAACAAAGTGGTAAACAACGTCGTGCCGGGAACTATTGTCTTAATGCATACAGGAGCTGGCGCATCCGGAACTCCTGGTGCACTTCAAGGAATGATTACGAAATTGAAAGCCAAAGGCTATACTTTTGTGACCGTTTCCCAATTGCTCAAATTGCCTGCTTCTACACCGCCAGCTGGCGGAACAAAATACACCGTGAAAGCTGGGGATACGCTTTACAGCATCGCTAAAAAATACAATACGACCGTCGCTGCAATCGCCGCTGCCAATAAAATCCCTAGCCCGTATATCATCCGGGTCGGGCAAGTGCTGACGATTCCTGGAAAAGCCTCCCCTCCTCCTGCCGCAGTGATTAAATATACGGTGAAAGCCGGTGACACGCTTTACAGCATTGCTAGAAAATACAATACGACCGTCGCTAAAATTGCCGCTGCCAATAAAATCCCTAGCCCGTATGTCATCCGGGTCGGACAAGTTCTCACTATCCCTAGATAA
- a CDS encoding HD domain-containing protein: MAMENLIEKAIQFAAVKHAGQLRKGTDIPYISHPFAVGMMLQKAGESDEVVAAGILHDTLEDTATTEEEVKVVFGEIVLELIKSASEPDKTLPWEDRKRHTISKLASLSRNELAIITADKLHNLRSIRMDLEDLGEGVWDRFNRGKQQQAWYYLGIAEALAEALADRRTELPLLEELEKEIKHVFPDNLKS, translated from the coding sequence ATGGCAATGGAAAATCTGATAGAAAAAGCGATTCAATTTGCAGCAGTCAAACACGCAGGCCAACTGCGCAAAGGAACGGATATTCCGTATATCAGCCATCCTTTCGCAGTGGGAATGATGCTCCAAAAAGCAGGAGAAAGTGATGAAGTGGTTGCTGCAGGAATATTGCACGATACTTTGGAAGATACAGCGACAACAGAAGAAGAAGTAAAAGTGGTGTTTGGCGAGATTGTGTTGGAACTCATTAAATCTGCATCAGAGCCTGATAAAACATTGCCGTGGGAAGACCGGAAACGCCATACGATTTCAAAGCTCGCCTCGCTTTCACGAAATGAACTGGCGATCATTACCGCCGACAAATTGCATAATTTAAGATCTATCCGTATGGACTTAGAAGATTTGGGAGAAGGCGTATGGGACCGTTTTAACCGGGGGAAACAGCAGCAAGCCTGGTATTACCTGGGAATTGCAGAAGCACTTGCAGAAGCACTTGCAGACAGGAGAACCGAGCTGCCGCTGCTTGAAGAACTTGAAAAAGAAATAAAACACGTATTTCCGGACAATCTAAAAAGCTGA